In a genomic window of Nostoc sp. UHCC 0870:
- a CDS encoding molybdopterin molybdotransferase MoeA: MLSVRDAADIIFNLVQPLDSQQDTEVVDLFAANGRILATPVTSPLDFPHWDNSAMDGYAVRYEDVQNANAEQPVKLEIIAEIPAGYQPKFTLQPGQAARIFTGAVIPKGADTVVMQEQTRREDNCVLILTASQPGEFVRRKAAYYQAGTQLLPGGIRLNAAEIAVLAAAQCPQVRVYRRLRVAIFSTGDELVTVNQPLQPGQIVDSNQYALAALVRQMGAEPILLGIVKDNPAALEATIQQAIANADIVISSGGVSVGDYDYVDKILASLGAIIHIRSVAMRPGKPLTVATFSQSPIYFGLPGNPAAVLVTFWRFVQPTIQKLGGLAEGWEAELVKVRSHDELRSDGKRETYIWGRLRLIDGIYEFHQAGGSHSSGNLINLAQTNALAVLPVGQTLISPGEEVRVLQILG; this comes from the coding sequence ATGTTATCAGTCAGGGATGCAGCAGATATTATTTTTAATTTAGTTCAACCGCTAGATAGCCAACAAGATACAGAGGTTGTAGATTTATTCGCCGCCAATGGTCGCATTTTAGCAACGCCTGTCACCAGTCCCCTCGATTTTCCTCATTGGGATAATTCGGCGATGGATGGCTACGCGGTACGTTATGAAGATGTACAAAATGCTAACGCCGAACAACCAGTAAAGTTAGAAATTATTGCAGAAATTCCCGCAGGCTATCAACCAAAGTTTACCCTACAACCGGGACAAGCTGCGCGAATTTTTACCGGGGCAGTGATTCCCAAGGGTGCGGATACTGTAGTCATGCAAGAGCAGACGCGCCGGGAAGATAACTGCGTTTTGATTCTCACTGCATCCCAACCAGGGGAATTTGTCAGACGCAAAGCTGCTTATTACCAAGCTGGAACACAATTATTACCAGGCGGGATTAGGTTAAATGCGGCGGAAATCGCCGTGTTAGCAGCAGCACAGTGTCCGCAAGTCAGGGTTTACCGTCGTCTTCGTGTAGCAATTTTTTCTACCGGGGATGAATTGGTGACAGTTAATCAACCCTTACAACCAGGACAAATTGTTGATTCCAATCAGTATGCTTTAGCTGCTTTAGTGCGACAAATGGGGGCAGAACCGATATTATTAGGCATTGTTAAGGATAACCCAGCAGCTTTAGAAGCAACTATTCAGCAAGCTATCGCTAACGCCGATATAGTGATTTCTTCTGGTGGTGTTTCTGTGGGGGATTATGACTACGTTGATAAAATTCTGGCTTCATTGGGTGCGATAATTCATATCCGTTCTGTAGCCATGCGCCCAGGAAAACCTCTCACAGTCGCCACTTTCTCCCAGTCCCCTATATATTTCGGTTTACCGGGAAATCCGGCGGCGGTGTTGGTAACTTTCTGGCGATTTGTGCAACCAACAATCCAGAAACTGGGGGGACTGGCTGAGGGTTGGGAAGCAGAATTAGTGAAAGTGCGATCGCATGATGAATTGCGATCGGACGGGAAGCGGGAAACTTATATTTGGGGACGGTTGCGTTTAATTGATGGAATTTATGAATTTCATCAAGCTGGTGGTAGTCATAGTTCTGGGAATTTAATTAATTTAGCTCAAACTAATGCTTTGGCTGTGCTGCCGGTAGGTCAAACATTAATTTCACCGGGGGAAGAAGTGCGAGTTTTACAGATATTAGGATGA
- a CDS encoding PAS domain S-box protein yields MNSPYAMDSPTLDLVIQYSPWTVTPYTLLKDVIALMNRVISVDGSLSDAILPQQDSCVLIVEGTRLVGIFTLRDVGYFTASGRNLSGVRIAEVMTKPVISLTLAESQNALTALLFMRQHQIRHLPVVDGKGELIGLITEDRIRQVVEPAHLLKFLTVAEVMVTTVVHAPPTASVWELAQLMSVGVPPTVGDRHISCVVIVAKQSQREKSNPLLPVGIVTERDIVNFQLQGLDIAQTPAEAVMSQPVYSVSPTASLWTVQQLMQAQGVRRVVVVGEQGELQGLVTQTNLLQIFDPSQILGVMQVLQEQVQEQTAQLKEANQKLQQEVIQRQQLETSLQQAQAELELRVAERTAELVQANTRLQREIAERKQLQTALQLNQFCLDRAIDVVAYIDSNGRYIYVNDTICHALKYSRAELLSMSVYDVHVDMCTPAIWADFWQRLKQQGSIVFESQLRSRDGELITLEINANYLKLQGQELAWGFARDIEEQKKTQIVLRQSEQWLQLALWAGNIGIWDWNLKTNQIIWSENLFSLFGKTPDTFDVNYENFLNLIVHPEDRERLHQSVLRAIDQQVPHDIEFRFIAPDGTVGWSLCKGTVFYDQTGQPFQMIGVNMDITERKYAEVALRESEQRLQIALSASSTGIWDWNLKTNEVIWSESMFPLFDVNPYTHDGKLESFFNFVHPEDREFVEQSLTRAIDEQAICDIEFRVVWADGTVHWANGKGKVFYDETGQPVRMIGAHHDITDRKYAEIALRESEQRLQGIIDNCPAIIYLKDLQGQHILVNSEFERIMHLTREEVKNSTNAEIFSPNLAEALTRNDQKVLNSVTSWEFEEDIQLDDGLHTYLTIKFPLCDSVGQPYAICGISTDITERKQAEQKIREQAALIDIATDAIFVRDLEKRILFWSRGAENLYGWTTEESLGKKADELFCKGLSSQLAIGMQETIEEGSWRGELEQITKTGKKIIVASRWTLVRDEFGNPQSILVVNTDITEKKQLEQQFYRAQRLESLGTLASGIAHDLNNVFAPIMMIAQLLPSRCKNVDARTQELFKTLENSSQRGANLVKQILTFARGTEGKPILLQPGHLLKELVKVITQTFPKTIEIQTHIPSNTLWMVKADPTQLEQVLMNLAVNARDAMPNGGILTISAENRIIDETYARMYLDAHPGNYIVMTVSDTGIGIPPKLLEHIFEPFFTTKEIDQGTGLGLATVLGIVKNHGGFVQVSSQVGRGTQFQVYLPIGEGTLAESKIEGELPRGNGELILIVDDELIVQETTKETLENYNYKTLVANDGIEAIALYAQHQQEISVVLLDMLMPNMDGLTTIRTMKTLNPKVTIIATSGLPANRQQALFVGATAFLSKPYTARDLLTTFSHK; encoded by the coding sequence ATGAATTCACCGTATGCTATGGATTCGCCTACTCTAGACCTAGTAATTCAATATTCTCCTTGGACTGTAACACCATATACCCTGCTCAAAGATGTGATTGCTTTAATGAATCGGGTAATAAGTGTTGATGGTAGTTTATCTGATGCAATATTGCCCCAGCAAGACAGTTGTGTTTTGATTGTAGAGGGAACGAGGTTAGTAGGAATATTTACGCTACGAGATGTAGGATATTTTACTGCTTCAGGGAGAAATTTATCTGGGGTAAGAATTGCTGAGGTGATGACAAAGCCAGTGATTAGCCTGACACTTGCTGAAAGTCAAAATGCCCTGACTGCTTTATTATTCATGCGTCAGCATCAGATTCGTCACTTACCTGTAGTAGATGGAAAGGGAGAATTAATCGGGCTGATTACCGAAGATAGGATTCGTCAGGTGGTTGAGCCAGCACACTTGTTGAAATTTCTCACTGTGGCGGAAGTGATGGTAACTACAGTAGTTCATGCGCCACCAACTGCATCGGTGTGGGAATTAGCCCAACTCATGAGCGTTGGCGTTCCGCCCACCGTAGGCGATCGCCATATCAGTTGTGTAGTTATTGTAGCAAAACAGAGCCAGAGGGAAAAAAGCAACCCTCTATTGCCCGTGGGGATAGTGACTGAGCGAGATATTGTAAATTTTCAGTTGCAGGGGCTAGATATCGCCCAAACTCCGGCGGAAGCGGTGATGAGTCAGCCTGTATACAGCGTTAGTCCAACTGCGTCATTGTGGACTGTGCAGCAGTTGATGCAGGCGCAAGGGGTGCGGCGAGTCGTGGTAGTAGGGGAGCAAGGAGAACTCCAAGGACTCGTAACGCAAACAAATTTACTACAAATTTTTGACCCCTCACAAATACTAGGAGTCATGCAAGTCTTACAAGAACAAGTACAAGAACAGACGGCGCAATTGAAAGAAGCCAACCAAAAGTTACAGCAAGAGGTAATACAACGCCAACAGCTAGAAACGTCACTCCAGCAAGCCCAAGCCGAATTAGAGTTGCGAGTAGCAGAACGGACAGCTGAACTGGTACAGGCGAACACACGCTTACAAAGGGAAATTGCAGAGCGCAAACAACTACAAACAGCATTACAGTTAAACCAATTTTGCCTTGATCGGGCAATAGATGTAGTCGCCTATATTGATTCCAATGGTCGATATATCTATGTCAACGATACTATATGTCATGCCCTAAAGTATTCTCGTGCCGAATTATTGTCGATGTCAGTGTATGATGTTCATGTGGATATGTGTACACCTGCAATTTGGGCTGATTTTTGGCAAAGGCTGAAGCAGCAAGGCTCTATAGTTTTTGAGAGCCAGCTTCGCAGTAGGGATGGCGAGCTAATTACTTTAGAAATCAACGCCAATTACTTAAAATTACAAGGACAAGAATTGGCTTGGGGATTTGCGCGGGACATTGAAGAACAGAAAAAGACTCAGATAGTTCTCAGACAAAGCGAACAATGGCTACAACTCGCACTCTGGGCTGGAAATATTGGTATTTGGGACTGGAATCTCAAAACTAATCAGATAATCTGGTCTGAGAATCTGTTCTCTTTATTTGGTAAAACTCCCGATACATTTGATGTTAACTATGAAAATTTTTTAAATTTAATTGTCCATCCTGAAGACCGTGAACGGCTGCATCAGTCAGTTTTGCGAGCAATTGACCAGCAAGTACCCCATGATATAGAGTTCCGGTTTATTGCCCCTGATGGTACAGTTGGCTGGTCATTATGCAAAGGAACAGTATTCTACGATCAAACTGGTCAGCCATTCCAAATGATTGGGGTGAATATGGACATTACAGAGCGTAAATATGCTGAGGTTGCTTTGAGAGAAAGCGAGCAACGGCTGCAAATTGCACTCTCAGCTAGCAGCACAGGTATTTGGGACTGGAATCTCAAAACTAATGAGGTGATCTGGTCTGAGAGTATGTTCCCTTTATTTGATGTCAATCCCTATACACATGACGGTAAGTTGGAATCATTTTTTAATTTCGTCCATCCAGAAGACCGTGAATTCGTAGAGCAGTCATTGACACGGGCTATTGATGAGCAAGCTATCTGCGATATTGAGTTTCGGGTAGTTTGGGCTGATGGTACAGTACACTGGGCTAATGGCAAAGGCAAAGTATTCTACGATGAAACTGGTCAGCCAGTGCGTATGATTGGGGCGCATCATGATATTACCGATCGCAAATATGCTGAGATAGCTCTAAGAGAAAGTGAGCAAAGACTTCAGGGAATTATCGATAACTGTCCTGCTATCATCTATCTCAAGGATCTTCAAGGGCAGCATATTCTAGTTAACTCAGAATTTGAAAGAATTATGCACCTGACACGAGAGGAAGTTAAAAATAGCACTAACGCTGAAATCTTCTCTCCTAACCTTGCGGAAGCCTTGACCAGAAACGATCAAAAAGTCCTAAATTCTGTAACCTCTTGGGAGTTTGAGGAAGACATTCAGCTTGATGATGGGCTGCACACTTACCTCACCATCAAGTTCCCCCTTTGTGATAGTGTTGGTCAACCCTATGCCATTTGCGGTATTTCCACTGACATAACTGAGCGCAAACAGGCAGAACAAAAAATCCGAGAGCAAGCAGCTTTAATTGATATCGCTACCGATGCTATTTTTGTTCGAGATTTAGAAAAACGTATTCTATTTTGGAGTCGAGGTGCTGAAAACTTATACGGTTGGACAACAGAGGAAAGCTTGGGTAAGAAAGCTGATGAGTTATTTTGTAAAGGATTATCATCACAACTTGCAATAGGTATGCAAGAAACAATTGAGGAAGGTTCTTGGCGAGGGGAGTTGGAGCAAATCACCAAAACCGGGAAAAAAATTATCGTTGCGAGTCGGTGGACACTGGTACGCGATGAATTTGGAAACCCCCAATCCATCCTAGTAGTCAACACCGATATTACAGAGAAAAAACAACTAGAGCAACAATTTTATCGCGCTCAACGGCTGGAGAGTTTAGGAACGCTCGCAAGTGGTATTGCTCACGACCTCAACAATGTTTTTGCGCCCATCATGATGATTGCTCAATTACTGCCTTCCAGATGCAAAAATGTTGATGCGCGGACTCAAGAACTGTTCAAAACACTAGAAAATAGTTCTCAGCGTGGAGCTAACTTAGTCAAACAAATTCTCACCTTTGCCCGTGGTACAGAAGGGAAGCCGATTCTATTACAACCTGGACATCTGCTCAAAGAATTAGTTAAAGTTATCACACAGACATTTCCCAAAACTATAGAAATTCAGACTCATATTCCCAGCAACACACTGTGGATGGTTAAAGCCGATCCTACCCAACTAGAGCAGGTATTGATGAATTTGGCAGTCAATGCCCGTGATGCTATGCCCAATGGTGGGATATTGACTATCTCTGCGGAAAATCGGATAATTGACGAAACCTATGCACGGATGTACCTTGATGCTCATCCGGGAAACTACATCGTTATGACAGTCTCCGATACAGGAATAGGTATTCCTCCAAAGTTATTAGAGCATATTTTTGAGCCATTTTTTACAACTAAAGAAATAGATCAAGGTACAGGACTAGGGCTAGCAACAGTTTTAGGTATCGTTAAAAACCACGGTGGTTTTGTGCAAGTATCGAGTCAAGTAGGCAGAGGTACACAATTTCAAGTGTACTTGCCAATAGGAGAAGGAACATTAGCCGAGTCCAAAATAGAAGGAGAACTGCCCAGAGGTAACGGCGAGTTAATTTTGATAGTAGACGATGAATTAATAGTCCAAGAAACAACCAAGGAAACCTTAGAAAATTATAACTACAAAACCCTTGTAGCTAATGACGGTATTGAGGCGATCGCGCTTTATGCACAACATCAGCAAGAAATCAGCGTAGTCTTACTAGATATGCTCATGCCCAACATGGACGGATTAACCACCATCCGCACCATGAAAACCCTCAACCCCAAAGTGACGATAATTGCCACCAGTGGTTTACCTGCCAACCGCCAACAAGCCCTTTTCGTAGGTGCGACAGCCTTCTTATCTAAACCCTACACAGCAAGAGATTTATTAACTACTTTCTCTCATAAGTAG
- a CDS encoding DNA phosphorothioation system restriction enzyme yields the protein MYLTLNPVQQLPSFRLKLPFVKEGGGSYQTQPLPGCPKMPASLQLRQYQQQAITNWFANNGRGTLKMATGSGKTITALAVACELYKQINLQVLLVVCPYRHLVTQWARECEKFNLQPILAFENVRNWQSQLSTQLYNLRSSSQSFVTVITTNSTLIGDGFQSQLKYFPVKTLIIGDEAHNLGAPKLEESLPRSVGLRLGLSATPERYFDDDGTQSLFDYFGTVLQPEFTLRDAISQGALVHYLYYPILVELTEAESIAYLKLTKKIGRSLLYRERENGQSSNFEDNEDLKPLLMQRARLIGAATNKLNALRDLMATRRETSHTLFYCSDGSLETGQRSSLRQLKAVAKILGVELGYKVSTYTAHTPLTEREILRNQFENGELQGLVAIRCLDEGVDIPAIQTAVILSSSGNPRQFIQRRGRVLRPHPNKQRATIFDMIVLPPDLDRETIEVERNLLRKELRRFVEFADLADNAGEARIKLLDLQKRYDLLEF from the coding sequence ATGTACCTGACGCTAAATCCAGTGCAGCAACTACCCTCTTTCCGCCTGAAATTACCCTTTGTTAAGGAAGGTGGGGGGAGTTACCAAACTCAACCATTACCAGGATGCCCTAAAATGCCAGCATCTCTGCAATTGCGCCAGTATCAGCAACAAGCTATTACTAACTGGTTTGCCAATAACGGCAGAGGTACACTAAAAATGGCTACTGGTAGTGGTAAAACTATCACTGCACTGGCTGTAGCTTGTGAATTGTACAAACAAATTAACTTGCAGGTGTTATTGGTGGTGTGTCCCTATCGCCATCTTGTCACCCAATGGGCGCGAGAATGCGAAAAGTTTAATTTACAACCAATTTTAGCTTTTGAGAATGTCCGCAATTGGCAAAGTCAACTTTCTACCCAACTCTACAATCTGCGTTCTAGTTCTCAAAGCTTTGTCACGGTGATTACTACTAACTCCACATTAATTGGTGATGGTTTTCAATCACAACTCAAGTATTTTCCGGTCAAAACTTTAATTATTGGTGATGAAGCACACAATTTAGGCGCACCTAAATTAGAAGAAAGTTTACCTAGAAGTGTCGGTTTGAGACTGGGATTATCTGCTACACCAGAAAGATATTTTGATGATGATGGTACGCAATCTTTATTTGATTATTTTGGGACAGTTTTGCAGCCAGAGTTCACTTTAAGAGATGCCATCTCTCAAGGGGCTTTGGTTCATTATTTGTATTATCCCATACTTGTAGAATTAACTGAAGCTGAAAGTATTGCCTATTTAAAACTAACGAAAAAAATCGGTAGGTCTCTACTCTACCGCGAACGAGAAAATGGGCAATCATCCAACTTTGAAGATAATGAAGATTTAAAACCATTATTAATGCAAAGGGCGAGATTAATTGGTGCAGCCACCAATAAATTAAATGCCCTGCGGGATTTAATGGCAACTCGCCGGGAAACTAGCCATACATTGTTTTATTGTAGTGATGGTTCTCTAGAAACAGGACAGCGTTCATCTTTGCGACAACTCAAAGCTGTTGCTAAAATTTTAGGGGTAGAATTAGGTTATAAAGTCAGTACCTATACAGCCCACACACCTTTAACAGAAAGAGAAATTTTACGAAATCAATTTGAAAATGGTGAATTACAAGGTTTAGTTGCAATTCGCTGTTTAGATGAAGGAGTTGATATTCCCGCTATTCAAACGGCGGTGATTTTATCAAGTTCTGGTAATCCCCGCCAGTTCATTCAAAGACGAGGCAGAGTTTTACGCCCTCACCCCAATAAGCAACGAGCTACTATATTTGATATGATTGTTTTGCCACCAGATTTAGATCGGGAAACCATAGAAGTAGAACGCAATCTGTTAAGAAAAGAGTTACGTAGGTTTGTGGAGTTTGCTGATTTAGCTGATAATGCGGGTGAAGCTAGAATCAAGCTACTTGATTTACAAAAGCGGTATGACCTGTTAGAGTTTTGA
- the lexA gene encoding transcriptional repressor LexA, whose product MERLTAAQQELYEWLAEYIRTHQHSPSIRQMMQAMNLKSPAPIQSRLEHLRNKGYIEWTEGKARTIRVLQSIKQGVPVLGTIAAGGLIEPFTDAVDHIDFSNFTLPPQTYALRVAGDSMIEDLISDGDLVFLRPVPEPEHLKNGTIVAARVDGYGTTLKRFYRSGDRVTLKPANPKYNPIEVSAMQVQVQGSLVGVWRGYV is encoded by the coding sequence ATGGAAAGGCTAACAGCAGCGCAACAAGAACTTTATGAATGGCTGGCAGAATATATCCGAACTCACCAGCATTCTCCTTCGATTCGGCAAATGATGCAAGCGATGAATTTAAAATCGCCAGCACCAATTCAAAGTCGGCTAGAACATTTACGCAACAAAGGCTACATAGAATGGACTGAAGGCAAAGCTCGAACTATTAGGGTTTTACAATCTATCAAGCAAGGTGTGCCGGTTTTAGGAACAATTGCGGCTGGTGGTTTAATAGAACCTTTTACTGATGCTGTAGACCATATCGATTTTTCTAATTTTACCTTACCACCCCAAACCTATGCTTTAAGGGTAGCTGGGGATAGCATGATTGAAGATTTAATTAGTGATGGCGATTTAGTCTTTCTGCGTCCAGTTCCCGAACCTGAACATTTAAAAAATGGCACAATTGTTGCAGCCAGAGTTGATGGCTACGGTACTACATTAAAACGTTTTTATCGAAGTGGCGATCGCGTCACCCTCAAACCCGCCAACCCCAAATACAACCCCATCGAAGTCTCCGCTATGCAAGTACAGGTACAAGGTTCTCTTGTCGGCGTTTGGCGCGGTTACGTCTGA
- the argF gene encoding ornithine carbamoyltransferase, which produces MAALFGRDLLSLADLNSTELQELLQLATQLKSQQLQLRCNKVLGLLFSKASTRTRVSFTVAMYQLGGQVIDLNPNVTQVSRGEPIQDTARVLDRYLDILAIRTFEQQELETFANYAKIPVINALTDLEHPCQILADLMTAQECFGTLAGLTLTYVGDGNNVANSLMLGCALAGMNVRIATPQGYEPDPTIVEKTRAIAGDKTEVLITNDPELATKGATVLYTDVWASMGQEAEADDRFPIFQPYQISEQLLSLAAPNAIVLHCLPAHRGEEITEEVLEGSQSRVWDQAENRLHAQKALLVSLLGAD; this is translated from the coding sequence ATGGCAGCATTGTTTGGACGAGATTTGTTAAGTCTGGCAGACTTGAATTCTACGGAACTTCAAGAACTGCTGCAATTGGCAACTCAGTTGAAATCACAACAGTTGCAGTTGCGGTGTAACAAAGTTTTGGGGTTGTTGTTTTCTAAAGCCTCAACTCGCACACGAGTTAGTTTTACTGTGGCAATGTATCAATTGGGTGGACAAGTCATTGATCTTAATCCTAATGTCACCCAAGTTAGTCGGGGAGAACCCATACAAGATACGGCGCGAGTATTAGATCGATATCTGGATATTCTGGCAATTCGCACCTTTGAACAACAGGAATTAGAAACTTTTGCTAACTATGCCAAAATTCCGGTAATTAATGCACTCACCGATTTAGAACATCCTTGTCAGATATTAGCTGATTTAATGACAGCACAAGAATGCTTTGGCACTCTTGCGGGGTTAACTTTAACCTATGTTGGTGATGGTAACAATGTTGCTAATTCTTTGATGCTAGGCTGTGCTTTAGCTGGAATGAATGTCAGAATTGCCACTCCTCAAGGCTATGAGCCAGATCCTACCATTGTGGAGAAAACACGCGCGATCGCAGGGGATAAAACTGAAGTTTTAATTACTAATGATCCAGAGTTAGCAACTAAAGGCGCAACCGTACTCTACACTGACGTTTGGGCAAGTATGGGGCAAGAAGCAGAAGCAGACGATCGCTTTCCGATTTTCCAACCTTATCAAATTTCTGAGCAGTTATTAAGCCTTGCCGCACCCAATGCCATTGTTTTACACTGCTTACCTGCCCATCGTGGTGAAGAAATTACCGAAGAAGTGCTTGAAGGTTCACAATCACGAGTTTGGGATCAGGCTGAAAATCGATTGCACGCACAAAAGGCTTTATTAGTCAGTCTCTTAGGTGCAGATTGA
- a CDS encoding RNA methyltransferase translates to MGFAGVRIILVEPAGPLNVGSIARVMKNFGLEHLVLVNPQCDRLSTEAMRMAVHAKDILESAVVVDTLPEALQGCVSAIATTGRDRDFSVPLESPRTALPWLLEPVNQPAALIFGREDRGLSNEELNYAHRFVRIPSSPNYSSLNLASAVGICCYELAQQLQLDETPTVTVTELAPLELVETYYQQLESLLLNIGYLYPHTATSRMEKFRQLYNRAHLQTNEVAMLRGLLRQVEWAINNQTDKLS, encoded by the coding sequence ATGGGATTTGCTGGGGTACGAATTATTTTGGTAGAACCAGCAGGCCCTTTAAACGTAGGCTCAATTGCCCGTGTGATGAAGAATTTCGGGTTAGAGCATTTAGTATTAGTGAATCCCCAATGCGATCGCCTATCGACAGAAGCGATGAGAATGGCGGTTCATGCCAAAGACATTTTAGAGTCGGCGGTAGTGGTGGATACCCTACCAGAAGCCTTGCAAGGATGTGTGAGTGCGATCGCCACCACCGGACGCGATCGCGATTTTTCAGTCCCCTTAGAAAGTCCTAGAACAGCCTTACCTTGGTTATTAGAACCTGTTAACCAACCCGCCGCCTTGATTTTTGGGAGGGAAGACAGGGGATTAAGCAATGAAGAATTAAATTATGCCCACAGGTTCGTTCGCATCCCTAGTAGTCCGAATTATTCATCTTTGAACTTAGCTAGTGCGGTGGGTATCTGCTGTTACGAACTAGCACAACAATTACAGTTGGACGAAACGCCAACCGTCACAGTTACCGAACTAGCTCCATTAGAATTAGTCGAGACATACTATCAGCAATTAGAATCGTTACTCCTAAACATTGGTTATCTGTATCCCCATACCGCAACCAGCCGCATGGAAAAATTCCGTCAACTATATAATCGCGCTCATCTGCAAACAAACGAAGTAGCAATGTTGCGCGGTCTGCTCCGACAGGTAGAATGGGCAATTAACAACCAAACTGATAAGTTGTCATAA
- a CDS encoding RNA-guided endonuclease InsQ/TnpB family protein, translating into MATKRITFRLYPSKEQANKMHYWRRLHKDLYNACVEHRRTSYKKLGKSVDYFDQQNCLPNFKEEWVEYKELGSHALQDTVKRVDFAFKRFFKLKSGYPKFKSSRYYKGWTYPCNSGWKACTNGKNGYLKISNLGNVKMRGQARDWGKTKTCTIIFKQGKWYASITVDCIPTRPQTDTGAIGLDFGTHHVIADSNGNTIENPRFVKTTQIKINKIAKISRRKRPPSKGIKASRRWRKANKAIAKIQSKVARQRQNWHHKVATQIVSCNSLVATEKLNLKAMTRKAKKGSKRKHQKTGLNRSLLDVGIGNLKDLIKYKVTEAGGFYIEIPTQKVKPSQTCPNCGHQKKKSLADRVHYCEKCGYQCDRDVAAAMVILNYARGMERASLGADESTSTWCGSFKQVAQMKHQKRASQA; encoded by the coding sequence ATGGCTACTAAGCGAATTACTTTTAGACTTTATCCATCAAAAGAGCAAGCTAACAAAATGCACTATTGGCGACGACTCCACAAGGATCTCTATAATGCTTGTGTTGAGCATCGCAGAACTTCTTACAAGAAACTTGGTAAGTCAGTAGATTATTTTGATCAACAGAACTGTTTACCTAACTTTAAAGAAGAATGGGTAGAGTACAAAGAACTTGGTAGCCATGCTTTGCAGGATACTGTTAAGCGTGTTGATTTTGCTTTCAAGCGGTTTTTTAAACTCAAGTCTGGTTATCCAAAATTTAAGTCAAGTCGCTACTACAAAGGGTGGACTTATCCCTGTAATTCAGGATGGAAAGCTTGCACCAACGGCAAAAACGGTTATCTAAAGATATCTAACTTAGGTAACGTAAAGATGCGTGGTCAAGCTAGGGATTGGGGTAAAACCAAAACCTGTACAATCATCTTTAAACAAGGGAAATGGTACGCCTCAATTACTGTTGATTGCATTCCAACTCGTCCACAAACTGACACAGGTGCAATTGGCTTAGATTTTGGTACTCATCATGTAATTGCTGACTCTAATGGCAATACAATTGAGAATCCCAGATTTGTTAAAACTACACAAATTAAAATCAATAAAATAGCTAAAATCAGTCGCAGAAAAAGACCACCATCAAAGGGTATTAAAGCTTCAAGAAGGTGGAGGAAAGCGAATAAGGCTATAGCTAAAATACAATCAAAAGTTGCTCGTCAAAGGCAGAATTGGCATCATAAAGTAGCTACACAAATAGTTAGCTGTAATAGCTTGGTAGCTACTGAGAAATTAAACCTCAAAGCGATGACCCGTAAGGCAAAGAAGGGCAGCAAGAGAAAACATCAAAAGACTGGGTTAAATCGGTCTTTGCTTGATGTTGGTATTGGCAATCTTAAAGACTTAATTAAGTATAAAGTCACTGAAGCAGGTGGTTTTTACATTGAGATTCCAACACAAAAAGTTAAGCCATCTCAAACCTGTCCTAATTGTGGTCATCAAAAGAAAAAGTCATTAGCAGACAGGGTTCACTATTGCGAAAAATGTGGATACCAATGTGATAGGGATGTCGCAGCAGCAATGGTGATACTTAATTATGCAAGGGGTATGGAACGTGCCTCTTTAGGTGCAGATGAGTCAACCTCTACTTGGTGCGGAAGCTTCAAGCAAGTTGCTCAAATGAAGCACCAGAAACGTGCATCTCAGGCGTAG